In the Tepidimicrobium xylanilyticum genome, one interval contains:
- a CDS encoding ABC transporter permease encodes MANSMDNLVNGSVDNTKDTIDDIDESLFEFADFDEIEAEKTGYSNYSYWRSTFQVFMQNKVAKFLLFLMIGLLAFTMIQPYLPGQKSPTKIYIDENTGMQLRNHPPDKEFWFGTNSIGQDLWARIWSGTRTSLLIGFFVGLWEAIIGIIVGTVWGYVRRLESAITGIYNVLNNIPTTILLILLTYIMKPSVFTMIFAMCMTGWLNMARFVRNLIIIIRDREYNLASRCLGTPTRRIITKNLLPYLVSVIMLRMALAIPAAIGYEVFLTYIGLGLPVSIPSLGNLINEGRRVMGVPSLRYQLIFPAAVLSIITISFYVIGNVFADASDPRNHV; translated from the coding sequence ATGGCTAATTCAATGGATAATTTAGTAAATGGTTCAGTAGACAATACAAAGGATACAATAGATGATATAGATGAATCATTATTCGAATTTGCAGATTTTGATGAAATTGAAGCTGAAAAAACTGGATATTCCAATTATTCCTATTGGAGATCTACTTTTCAAGTATTCATGCAAAATAAAGTAGCAAAATTTCTTTTATTTCTAATGATTGGCTTGCTTGCTTTTACGATGATTCAACCTTATTTACCTGGGCAAAAGTCTCCTACTAAAATATATATAGATGAAAATACTGGAATGCAACTTAGGAACCATCCGCCTGATAAAGAATTCTGGTTTGGGACTAATTCTATTGGTCAGGACTTATGGGCACGCATCTGGAGCGGTACTAGAACATCCTTATTGATAGGTTTTTTTGTAGGCCTTTGGGAAGCCATAATAGGAATCATAGTAGGAACTGTATGGGGTTATGTTAGAAGGTTGGAGTCAGCTATAACTGGAATATACAATGTTTTGAACAATATTCCTACAACGATACTTCTAATACTCTTAACCTATATAATGAAACCCAGTGTATTTACAATGATATTTGCTATGTGTATGACAGGCTGGTTAAACATGGCCCGTTTTGTAAGGAATTTGATAATAATAATTAGAGATAGGGAGTACAATTTAGCATCTAGATGTTTAGGAACTCCTACAAGGAGAATTATAACCAAAAATTTATTGCCCTATTTAGTATCCGTTATCATGTTAAGAATGGCTTTAGCCATACCTGCTGCTATAGGCTATGAAGTATTTTTAACCTATATAGGCTTAGGTCTTCCTGTAAGCATTCCTTCTTTGGGAAACTTGATCAATGAAGGAAGAAGGGTAATGGGTGTACCATCTCTCAGATATCAATTGATATTCCCAGCAGCTGTTTTATCCATAATAACTATCTCCTTTTATGTAATAGGAAATGTCTTTGCAGATGCTTCTGATCCAAGAAATCACGTATAG